In the Pithys albifrons albifrons isolate INPA30051 chromosome 3, PitAlb_v1, whole genome shotgun sequence genome, one interval contains:
- the LOC139669199 gene encoding LOW QUALITY PROTEIN: 2-epi-5-epi-valiolone synthase-like (The sequence of the model RefSeq protein was modified relative to this genomic sequence to represent the inferred CDS: substituted 1 base at 1 genomic stop codon) — MPGHLEPLKSTSKAPSDGRFLSREIXPSGGMPVSEEACAAAVPATMAQKPQQTDFQLVRVRSTWCRIKKGETLSNGEDEITLSEAKIGECISEGGISWTIEAPIYFCYKVVETYNILDPSNTTLLWGHITDPQQLELATTSKRKLRRFIVLDEVVDKLYGSKIREYFKENNVQHKILALPTTEETKSMDVVLNILQEVQDFSIDRRTEPIIAIGGGVCLDIVGLAASLYRRRTPYIRVPTTLLSYVDASVGAKNGVNFLQCKNKLGGYTPPVASFLDRSFIQSIPRRHISNGLGEILKMALMKHKGLFDLLKSHGKYLLDTKFQSCSGYTDHRDAALQITRIAIETMLEELAPNLWEDDLDRLVDFGHLISPELEMRVLPSLMHGEAVNVDMAFMTYVAHARGLITTEEKEQILQCMRGLELPVWHSGCSWALIKRALRERLKHSGGQPRMPLPTGLGVAEIFNDTSEETLERAYKLWVRDCRTVLEEEPAAL, encoded by the exons atgcctggtCACCTGGAGCCTTTAAAAAGCACCTCAAAGGCACCCAGTGATGGGAGATTTCTGAGCAGGGAGATTTGACCCTCTGGAGGCATGCCAGTGTCAGAAGaggcctgtgctgcagcagtcCCAGCCACCATGgcccagaagccccagcagacAGACTTCCAGCTGGTGCGGGTCAGGAGCACATGGTGCCGCATCAAGAAAGGAGAAACCCTTTCCAATGGCGAGGATGAGATCACTCTCTCTGAGGCAAAAAT AGGTGAATGCATCTCCGAAGGTGGGATTTCCTGGACAATTGAAGCTCCCATCTATTTTTGCTACAAAGTGGTAGAAACATACAATATTCTGGATCCCTCTAACACTACTTTGCTCTGGGGTCACATCACTGACCCCCAGCAATTAGAGCTGGCCACTACCAGCAAAAGGAAACTGAGGCGCTTTATCGTCCTAGATGAAGTTGTTGACAAACTTTATGGCTCCAAAATCAGAGAATACTTCAAAGAGAACAATGTACAGCACAAAATCCTTGCCCTGCCTACCACCGAAGAAACAAAATCCATGGACGTGGTCTTGAACATCTTACAAGAAGTGCAGGACTTCAGCATCGACAGGAGAACTGAGCCCATCATTGCCATCGGAGGGGGCGTCTGCCTGGACATCGTGGGACTTGCTGCGTCACTCTACAGAAGACGTACCCCCTACATTCGGGTCCCAACAACCCTCCTCTCTTATGTTGATGCCAGTGTGGGGGCAAAGAATGGCGTGAATTTTCTACAGTGCAAGAACAAGCTTGGGGGTTACACCCCCCCTGTGGCCAGTTTCCTGGATAGATCTTTCATCCAGAGCATTCCTCGGCGACACATCTCCAATGGCCTTGGTGAAATTTTAAAG ATGGCCCTTATGAAACACAAAGGGCTATTTGATCTGCTCAAAAGCCATGGAAAATACCTGCTGGATACCAAGTTCCAGTCCTGCAGTGGCTATACTGACCACAGGGATGCTGCACTGCAGATTACCAGGATTGCCATTGAAACCATGCTGGAGGAGCTGGCTCCCAACCTCTGGGAGGATGACCTGGACAGACTCGTTGATTTTGGTCACCTTATAAGCCCAGAGCTGGAAATG AGGGTTTTGCCATCACTGATGCATGGAGAAGCTGTGAATGTCGACATGGCATTCATGACGTACGTTGCCCACGCACGGGGGCTCATCACCacagaggagaaggagcagatCCTCCAGTGCATGAGGGGCCTGGAGTTGCCAGTCTGGCACAGTGGCTGCAGCTGGGCCCTCATCAAGAGAGCCCTGAGGGAGCGTCTGAAGCACAGTGGGGGACAGCCCCGGATGCCTCTGCCCACCGGCCTCGGTGTAGCAG AGATATTCAATGACACCAGTGAAGAGACCCTGGAAAGAGCATACAAGCTGTGGGTCAGGGACTGCAGGACAGTGCTGGAGGAAGAGCCAGCAGCTCTCTGA